The Cucurbita pepo subsp. pepo cultivar mu-cu-16 unplaced genomic scaffold, ASM280686v2 Cp4.1_scaffold000382, whole genome shotgun sequence genome contains the following window.
AAGAACGGGGTCTGTAACATGTcatgtatgaattatgatgTAGAATCGACATGTTTCCAGGAAAAGTGCaacagaagaaaagagagaagaacatCATGCCTTGAAAGATTGATGAACCAAGCAATTCGCTTGCCAGCTTCTACTCGACTCGACTCGACGACTAGTTGAACTAAGAGGGTGGCCTTTGAAATGATAGACTTATTCCACCATCCAACCCATTTGGCGGGCTCGTCGCTCCCACAATGACGTAAGCTTCCTTTCCTTGATCGTCAAAGCCTCGGCGCGTTCTCGGGCCTCTTCACAAGTTTCGGTTGCAGCAATGCACTTTTCAGCCTCCCTCTGATACTGAGAAGCTACCCTTTTCGCCTCGAATAACGTGATGTTCATATGGCGAGTATGTTCGCCAGAAACGGCTTCTTGAAGCTTCAATTCCTCTGTTAAAAGATCCACAAATTGTTTTTCCATCTCCTGCTTgagatctgggtcgttactcCCACAGTCTTTAATGTATAAAGAAGTGAGCATGTGCATTgaagaatgtcaaagaaaatataaagcaGATTGATGTGAAAGAGTATAAATAAGTAGCTGAAATCTCCCAATACTTTCATATAGAAGTTTCAAACTttcaaatcaagaaatatGTAGCTAAAAGTTCCAAATCAAGAAGTGAAGAAAACACAGCCCATATAATCACGGTAGAAGACGGGGGAACGAGGGTCGAGTCGTCCTTGGACTCAAAAGAATATATTGGAAGAAAGATATTAAGACGTATgatgtaacagtccaagctcacctctagcaaatattattcgttttagcccgttatgtatcgccgtcagcctcacagttttaaaacttgtctactacggagaggtttccatacccttataagaaatgctttgttcccctctccaactgacgtgagatctcacaattcaccccccttggggcccagcgtcctcattggcacaccgcctagtgatTGACTCTGACACCCttaggaatgtttcattcccctctccaaccgatgtgagatctcacaatgcaccccccttgggggccaatGTCCTCGTttgcacaccgcccggtgacTCGCTctgacacccttataaggaatgttttgtttctcactccaaccgatgtgggatctcacaatccacgcCCCTTGGGGGTCCAatgttctcgttggcacactacACGGTGATTGGCTTTGaaacccttataaggaatgtttcgttctcttctccaaccaa
Protein-coding sequences here:
- the LOC111785139 gene encoding uncharacterized protein LOC111785139, with amino-acid sequence MYRRLDWCSYQIHCYFLTDTVFFVLDNSFVGLSNLSVTDCGSNDPDLKQEMEKQFVDLLTEELKLQEAVSGEHTRHMNITLFEAKRVASQYQREAEKCIAATETCEEARERAEALTIKERKLTSLWERRARQMGWMVE